CTGATTTTGCCATCAGAAGCTTACTAAGTTTAATTCTATTTAgtcattttttactttatttagtaATAATGTTATTTGTTTGACAATATTCTTAagcaaatattatttcaaataaatacgcATCTCATTGCagcatgtattatttatttactgtctTTAAATGAAATTGTGTTACATCTTACAGTGATGCTTTTTCTTGAATGATCTCCCCTTTTCCTGAGGATAGGACTGAATTATTATGCTGGTAGTTTCCCATGTTccttacttttaataaaaaatgattacGCTTGGCTGAGCCTGGCTTAAATAACAGTGCCTTTGCAACTTCAACCTCTCTAGAATGTTTCTGTATCAGATGTCTTTTGATTTTTGTATTAGGCTTCTCACAGTAAAGACAGAAATTATAGATGCGTTGATATGGTGTGTTTGAGGAGACTTTCATCATATTTAGTTGTTGAGATGCACAGCCTTGCATTTCCATCCAAGCCTTTGTAAGCGGTTTTCCTTGGATGGCTATTTCTTCTGCTACTTTCCCTTGTgcctgttttgttttgatttcttcttcttctttgtctcCTGCTTCCTCTGACATTTCCAGGAAAGGGTATACCAGTTGTTCTGTGTTGCTCTGCAATACATAAACATTACTTAAATCAATTTGCAATGAATAACAGTGCTATAATCTCTGCATTATTCAAACCCCCTGGTTATGTAAATAAACCCCAAATTACCATTTCACATGCAGACAATTCCTCTTTAGTGTGGGAATATGAATCTGTCACATCACTGCACAGATTCTCTGGGATGTCCATCTCATCTTGTGCTTGAGGAAAGCAATTCTCTGTATGGGCTCTGTCCTGTAAATTAATAAGAGTTTATGAATCCATGTAACACACCTGATTAAGGTCTACTTTTGTCCGACCCGTGTTTAGCAATGATACACCTATTGCTTAGAATAAACTGCCTAAGGATACTTACTTTATTTCCATTCTTGTTGCTGTAGCTGTTTGTGCTTCCAATTTGATCAGACTGGCGATCGAAACCTGTAAATTCACACCAACATTTATAGCCAgttaataattaatgattattGTAAACTAAACAATATGTCTTTGCACATACTTTTGACTTCCTGGAGGCATTCCTCAATAGTAGGACGCTCTTCCATTGATTTGCTCAGCATTCTGCTTAAGATATTGTTTTGTCTTTCATCACATTGAAGACTAAAGTTACCCATTCTGACATTTAGAGATACACCAAGTGGATCGTTGGCGTAGGGTGTAGTTGTCTGATAAGGGTGTTGCCCATCCGTCAGGATGTAATGGACCAAGCATCCTGCTACCTATAAAATAGAAGATTCATTTATAACAATGCCACCTAACTAAACTGTACAGAATTTAtacaattaattgtaataatattgttatgAACGCTGAAAACGGCATTAAGGACAATTCAATAAGTGctcttttttgtaaaatgtattttatttaatcctTTAATTAATCCTTTTATTAATCATAGTTGTTACAGACAAAAATATTATCATTGCATACATTAAACCTGTTGACTTGCTCCCCCTTTTATACCCAAACCCAGACCCAAATTAAAAGATGCAATTCATAAAGTCTTTGCTCTAGAAGCTTAGTTATTCCTGCTGAAGaagacatttattcattttgaacTAAATCaaagggtagcactttattttacagtcctgttcctcatgcaCATACTatgcacttattatagtaattacaataactatgtaataactaggtactaaccctgaacctatccctaaacctaaccctaacccatgtagttaccttgtattaccagaactttcttagataaatacactgtaagtagactataagtacatgttagtacacgtactgtaaaataaagtgcaaccgaaagatgtttactaatgttaacaaagatgaatTAATATTGTAACAAATGTATAGCTCTTTGTTAATGCGTTAActaaatgttaacaaatgacactTATTGAGAAGTGTTGCCCATAAAACTTAGAGGATAACGTTTAAAGGCTCCAGATTAATGCATTAGTTAAGCATTGATTAATAATTTTCTTGTTCACAGCTAATCATTAATTAACCAGGAACACACTAGTAATTAATGattaacttaacattttaaggATCCAGAATTGTGCATTAGTTAAGAATAAACAAAGTAGTAATTAATGATTCACTTTTTCACAACTGTTAACTGGTAATCCATGTACTTAACATTGTTTGTAATAGGgttgccaagttaattacattatTGTACATTAAAACTCAAAGTTACTTTGAtctactacaaataaataacaattcggTGCACTGGGGTCTTCTCGAAGGTTAACAACTTGTACATTTTCAGTCCTGTCTTACCTGGATATCTGATTCTCTCTTGTATTTGTACTGCACGCCCCCAACATCTTCATAACTTAACCAAGAAAGTGTTGTTTGTGTCAGATGCAGTTTTCTGCTCGCTCCAAAGTCTGCTATGTACATTTTATTGTTGATATCTGTAAAGAAGTAAAACAATTAGTAAAAATGTAGCATTTCCAATCACGTTatcatgtattttaaatgtattttatttatattttaagtgcACATTACAGGGTAATCAAATACATGGCTAATCCACAGATTGTTCTTAccaaacaaaatgttttcaggcTTCAGGCCTCTGTGCAAAATTCCACAAGAATGCAGTTCCTGAAGTCCTTGCAATAACTCCTGACAGATCTCCAGTCTTCGAAGCTCTGTTAGCCCTTCTCTTTCAGGAAAATCCTTGTTTTCAATCAGCTCCATTAGATTGTATTCACAAAGAGGAGAGATGAAATAGGCAAAGTACGTGTCTTCCAACACCGCAACGGGTTTCAAAAGATGTTCTGCTTTAAAATTTTCTGAACACAGGAAATTAGccatttccatttcatttttgtaaatatgtttgGCAACTCGTTTCACTGCAACTTTGCAGTTGTGAAAGAATCCTGGGAAAATCTCAGCAGCATTGCATCCATCAGCAATCTTTGTTTCTGTGTTAATAACAATTTCATCATTTTTCATCATGCCAGGCTTTAGGTCAAGGTTTTCAAATGAATCCTTCCATCGGGATTCCTGTAAAAGGCATAAAAGCATTaggtaaatataattttaatcatGTCAATCATGTTTTCACTTATAAAGTCAAATGAAAAAGGAAATCTCTATAAATTTACCTTGATCTCTCTGCACAGGGAAGTACTGGTTTTCTGAAAATCATTACATGCATGATGTCAATATGTTGAGTATGGAAacattatttgatcaataattaaaataaacctcACTGGGTATGAGGTTTCCTCCTCGCTTCAtgaaataatttagaaatatgaactaaaaaatattaaaatagaaatgtactTACCTGTCTCCATGGGAAGTCAGGATCTCTGCAGTCGAACATAATTTCTTCCCCTGCAGTGATTTTTGTGGTGGCAAATGCACACAAATGTGCTCTTTTCTGGGCAAATAAatactttgaaataaaaatatttcaatgtagaTTCTGTCAGGAACCCAGAGTATATATACGACCCTACCCAGCGATCTGGACCATGATTGGATAAGGCTCAGTCAGCCCCATTACTGTTGCCCCATTACTGTACAGTCATGCAGATTTCAGTAGGATTAAATAGGGGCTTAACAATACGGGTAACTGGTTGGTTTTAAATTTGGATATACTTGGAAACATTTCAAATGGcattaaataattacacactTTTGCTGGTTGCTTTCTGTCAAAACACAAACTTATAATCGTGGCAGatgaaacataataaatattgagaacttaagtaaaaacataagacatagaGTGACTCATCAGGTAGAGATGCAATGCATAAGAGAATGGCCAGCATGCTGATGGCTGGTCATACAGATGCTAATCATACAGACGACTGGCCATACAGACCACATTCATACTGATAGCTGTCATACAGACAGTAATCACACCCTGATGTAACCAAAACAACTGGTTTATAATCACAGAACATTCACTCATTTTTTAAAGTGAAGCTGTCTGTATAACTTACCTCATGTTGTAGGATATGTTCTCCCTTCAAAAGAGGAAAGTTCTACATTTTGTAATCAGTTATTCTACAAATGTTGCAACTATGTTTGAACATGTTTAACAAAACTGTCTTTCCTTTTTTAAGAAAAGTCAAGTCAACAGTTCACATTGTTAACTCTAAACAAGAATTTCACTTCATCAGAAAATTCAGTCATCAAAAATGCTATGTTGCTACTCAATAAATTTTGagtataaaatgttttgaaaacgAAAATATATACTCCCAAAAATGTATGATGTTTATGATTCTTGTTGATCTCATTTCAAAACAAGTAAACctctaagggccctattttaatgatcagaacacaaagtgtaaagcgcacggcgcaggtgcccttagggcatgtccaaatccacttttgctattttaacgacgaaAAAACGGTCCGGGCGCCGGGGCaaatttttggaatgggttgtccctattctcttaataagtaatagGCGTAATGTTTGCTTGTGCCATGGCGGATCACTATTTACAggcggaatttgttggcggaaaagctgaataCATTTCAAGCGAAGAAAGCAATCTGCTCATGCGTGAAGTTATAGCTCGCGAACAGATCATCtgcgggacaagcaggaatccagcAAAGCTCTGCGagatgagtcagttaatatatatgtgtgtgtgtgtattggcacgtTTGTACAATAGCcgatttcattcatcattataagtaggaATAgactgaattgcaaataggtagcctaattcaaatacacgcaatgactatccatcattgcatttttatatgtatgtagcctacacaataatattcttttacactgtaatccttttgtttttaatatttggcatgtttgtgtgatgcgcattcctgtgtgtaataagcaaagtcaacgcaAACACTATGGACCCGCCCAGAGGCACATTATCTACAAACACACTctttattttcagctccttaaaatagcaatgttccagcaatgtgcctgaacacacctcttttttggACCAGCAAGCCCATGGGCGcacatacagttttgttcaaaataatagcagtacaatgtgactaaccagaataatcaaggtttttagtatattttttattgctacgtggcaaacaagttaccagtaggttcagtagattgtcagaaaacaaacaagacccagcattcatgatatgcacgctcttaaggctgtgcaattgggcaattagttgaaaggggtgtgttcaaaaaaatagcagtgtctacctttgactgtacaaactcaaaactattttgtacaaacattttttttttttctgggatttagcaatcctgtgaatcactaaactaatatttagttgtatgaccacagttttttaaaactgcttgacatctgtgtggcatggagtcaaccaacttgtggcacctctcagctgttattccactccatgattctttaacaacattccacaattcattcacatttcttggttttgcttcagaaacagcatttttgatatcaccccacaagttctcaattggattaaggtctggagattgggctggccactccataacattaattttgttggtttggaaccaagactttgcccgtttactagtgtgttttgggtcattgtcttgttgaaacaactaggggtgtaacggttcacaaaattcacggttcggttcgatacgatacactgatgtcacggttcggttcggttcggttcgatacgttttagatacagcaaaatgtaaaaacatctcaacttttcagaatgccgcaagcgcaccgcgggtcatgtgacaagaaccaaccaatcagcttcatcctttcccgtaacaacgttgagagctcagccaagatgaaggaacagctgatcatagttgtatatggattgcaattttgaaataaatttagtagcagagctactgcaagcgatttttagagctgcaaatccatttatccttcgctaaaatttccgcgtctcatggagagagcacgtcagtgttgcttagcaaagacagacgcctcatgagcgcttctgcccgagcgctttggaaaggaggagaaagacgtgcttagcgttttccacgcgtttttaggagcgatatgtgaacggcccctaaggcgctcgctcactcagcacgcgctgaaggctcgttgcaaaatgtctaatgcatttaacagaccagaaatataagatcctaaaataaccaacaggtctggtgtttgggttggattccctgtaagctatagtgtctaaatgctgcagggatagtttgctgcgtgcatgtttctcctttttttcgtcttttcccagatagtactgacgcatatatcccagatattcccgctggtttttttttttttttttttttgtattcccgctggtgtaccctgtcatgttgcagatgcgacataccgttgtttttttatccaccactctcttgccatcaccattatagcttaaagggaatccaaagtgcacccaaacaccagacctgttggttattgggggatcttctcatttctagtctgttaaacgcattggctattttgcaacgagccttcagcgcgtactgagtgagcgagcgcctgctgagtagcctaacataaacatataagatggtgtttttttcttcttcgggagtgtcaggggcgttgcctgttacgttgtttgggttattgggctaccttgttgaacgcatatcattatatttctttctctctctctctttttttttttttcaaatataattaattactccaacgaaccgttcggtatacataatgcgtaccgcgtaccgaaccgaaagcgtcgtaccgaacggttcaatacgaatacgcgtatcgttacacccctagaaacaaccatttcaagggcatgtcctcttcagcatagggcaacatgacctcttcaagtattttaacatatgcaaactgatccatgatccctggtatgcgataaataggcccaacaccatagtaggagaaacatgcccatatcatgatgcttgcacctccatgcttcactgtcttcactgtgtactgtggcttgaattcagagtttgggggtcgtctcacaaactgcctgtggcccttggacccaaaaagaacaattttactctcatcagtccacaaaatgtgcctccatttctctttaggccagttgatgtgttctttggcaaattgtaacctcttctgcatatgccttttttttaacagagggactttgcgggggattcttgaaaatagattagcttcacacagacgtcttctaactgtcacagtacttacaggtaactccagactgtctttgatcatcctggaggtgatcattggctgagcctttgccattc
The genomic region above belongs to Carassius gibelio isolate Cgi1373 ecotype wild population from Czech Republic chromosome A11, carGib1.2-hapl.c, whole genome shotgun sequence and contains:
- the LOC128022699 gene encoding uncharacterized protein LOC128022699, coding for MFDCRDPDFPWRQKTSTSLCREIKESRWKDSFENLDLKPGMMKNDEIVINTETKIADGCNAAEIFPGFFHNCKVAVKRVAKHIYKNEMEMANFLCSENFKAEHLLKPVAVLEDTYFAYFISPLCEYNLMELIENKDFPEREGLTELRRLEICQELLQGLQELHSCGILHRGLKPENILFDINNKMYIADFGASRKLHLTQTTLSWLSYEDVGGVQYKYKRESDIQVAGCLVHYILTDGQHPYQTTTPYANDPLGVSLNVRMGNFSLQCDERQNNILSRMLSKSMEERPTIEECLQEVKSFDRQSDQIGSTNSYSNKNGNKDRAHTENCFPQAQDEMDIPENLCSDVTDSYSHTKEELSACEMSNTEQLVYPFLEMSEEAGDKEEEEIKTKQAQGKVAEEIAIQGKPLTKAWMEMQGCASQQLNMMKVSSNTPYQRIYNFCLYCEKPNTKIKRHLIQKHSREVEVAKALLFKPGSAKRNHFLLKVRNMGNYQHNNSVLSSGKGEIIQEKASL